A window from Culex pipiens pallens isolate TS chromosome 3, TS_CPP_V2, whole genome shotgun sequence encodes these proteins:
- the LOC120412628 gene encoding uncharacterized protein LOC120412628 isoform X3, which translates to MAQVPARNPKYSAADLWPPGSKDRDFPPAAFFPVYVGNFLCQQRAELVARVQQYFASKGLLARMVFVRSAQNDPFQSYQDKTKLYDCLVYLTRQRDAQDAVKYLHRDKYYGHRLNVFPGRVPDFILVDQSVGYDLPDKMTHWPDHIIVQHIKVETLSNIRSIKRLNSSQVIVQYVNAYQREKALRRYQYFMPHSLDGQTIYNQHFLEQDVMGEIRHQIAHTPFMVMGPERHVLDALCSGQKPNLPSYYKGHKTPKLGYYSCRFGSHPPQVRLQIAQAVQQNFGLVCDFVAELTQVPDAELQREVQKFFRVAANGDKKCRKGFRLSLINSYGYRNGRLLFQMAPRK; encoded by the exons ATGGCACAAGTTCCGGCCCGCAATCCCAAGTACTCTGCGGCCGACCTGTGGCCACCGGGTTCGAAGGACCGGGACTTCCCGCCGGCGGCCTTCTTCCCCGTCTATGTGGGCAACTTTCTGTGCCAACAGCGGGCGGAGTTAGTTGCCCGTGTGCAACAGTACTTCGCCTCGAAGGGCCTGCTCGCCCGGATGGTGTTTGTGCGCAGTGCGCAGAACGATCCGTTCCAGAGCTACCAGGACAAGACCAAGCTGTACGATTGCTTGGTTTACCTAACCCGCCAGAGGGACGCGCAGGACGCCGTCAAGTACCTGCACCGCGACAAGTACTACGGCCATCGGTTGAACGTTTTTCCGG GGCGCGTGCCAGACTTTATTCTGGTGGATCAGAGCGTTGGATACGACCTTCCAGACAAGATGACCCATTGGCCGGATCATATCATTGTACAGCACATCAAAGTGGAAACCTTGTCCAATATCCGATCCATCAAACGACTCAACTCTTCGCAAGTCATCGTCCAGTACGTCAACGCCTACCAGCGGGAGAAAGCCCTCCGCCGCTATCAGTACTTTATGCCACACTCGCTGGACGGACAAACTATCTACAACCAACACTTCCTCGAACAGGACGTCATGGGCGAAATCCGCCACCAGATCGCGCACACGCCGTTCATGGTGATGGGTCCCGAGCGGCACGTGCTGGACGCGCTGTGCTCCGGCCAAAAACCAAATCTACCCAGCTATTACAAAGGACACAAGACTCCGAAGCTCGGGTACTACTCGTGTCGCTTCGGCTCCCATCCGCCACAAGTTCGGCTGCAGATTGCTCAAGCGGTTCAGCAAAACTTCGGGCTAGTGTGCGACTTTGTTGCCGAACTTACACAAGTTCCGGATGCGGAGCTGCAGCGGGAAGTGCAAAAGTTCTTCCGAGTAGCGGCCAACGGGGACAAAAAGTGCCGCAAGGGTTTCCGGCTGTCGCTGATTAACTCGTACGGCTATCGGAACGGACGGCTGCTGTTCCAAATGGCGCCCAGAAAGTAG
- the LOC120412628 gene encoding uncharacterized protein LOC120412628 isoform X1 — translation MAQVPARNPKYSAADLWPPGSKDRDFPPAAFFPVYVGNFLCQQRAELVARVQQYFASKGLLARMVFVRSAQNDPFQSYQDKTKLYDCLVYLTRQRDAQDAVKYLHRDKYYGHRLNVFPGRVPLFFDPAKSVQYTIRKHSGSVTEQVLENELVQSSGGSTTVVVCTVKHSQQEAFVEFSDPASMERAIQRGSGLCAVRPGHMDSNQPRQRFLEQHVQSEMMFHITANPRFMFLMPEGAILEALYKGIRPPVWEEWKVDQVDTTRDMRGRKQEKRVKRLARKAIRKVEKKAAKRGLSVRRWRDRFPDVDEEYLEAASGEPVLYVRSSGRRESSKYDDLYNLGLEYIAKKWRSKLQR, via the exons ATGGCACAAGTTCCGGCCCGCAATCCCAAGTACTCTGCGGCCGACCTGTGGCCACCGGGTTCGAAGGACCGGGACTTCCCGCCGGCGGCCTTCTTCCCCGTCTATGTGGGCAACTTTCTGTGCCAACAGCGGGCGGAGTTAGTTGCCCGTGTGCAACAGTACTTCGCCTCGAAGGGCCTGCTCGCCCGGATGGTGTTTGTGCGCAGTGCGCAGAACGATCCGTTCCAGAGCTACCAGGACAAGACCAAGCTGTACGATTGCTTGGTTTACCTAACCCGCCAGAGGGACGCGCAGGACGCCGTCAAGTACCTGCACCGCGACAAGTACTACGGCCATCGGTTGAACGTTTTTCCGG GCCGCGTCCCGCTATTCTTCGACCCGGCCAAGAGCGTACAGTACACCATCCGGAAGCATTCGGGCTCGGTGACGGAACAGGTGCTCGAGAACGAGCTGGTGCAAAGTTCCGGCGGCAGCACGACGGTGGTGGTTTGCACCGTGAAGCATTCTCAGCAGGAAGCTTTCGTTGAATTTTCCGACCCCGCCAGCATGGAGCGCGCCATCCAGCGGGGAAGTGGCCTATGCGCGGTACGGCCAGGCCACATGGACTCGAACCAACCGCGGCAGCGCTTCCTGGAGCAGCACGTCCAAAGCGAGATGATGTTCCACATAACGGCCAACCCGCGGTTCATGTTTCTGATGCCGGAGGGAGCCATCTTGGAGGCGCTCTACAAGGGCATCCGGCCACCGGTCTGGGAAGAGTGGAAGGTGGACCAGGTCGATACGACGAGGGATATGCGAGGACGCAAGCAGGAAAAACGGGTCAAGCGACTGGCGCGGAAAGCCATTAGGAAGGTTGAGAAAAAGGCCGCTAAAAGGGGGTTGAGTGTGCGACGTTGGAGGGATCGATTCCCGGACGTCGATGAAGAATACCTCGAGGCGGCTTCGGGTGAGCCGGTACTGTATGTTCGGAGCAGTGGACGGCGCGAATCTTCCAAGTATGATGATTTGTACAATCTGGGGTTGGAGTATATTGCGAAAAAGTGGCGGTCCAAGCTGCAGCGCTAA
- the LOC120412628 gene encoding uncharacterized protein LOC120412628 isoform X2, whose product MAQVPARNPKYSAADLWPPGSKDRDFPPAAFFPVYVGNFLCQQRAELVARVQQYFASKGLLARMVFVRSAQNDPFQSYQDKTKLYDCLVYLTRQRDAQDAVKYLHRDKYYGHRLNVFPGRNRHYFSPDSTVQVVGQVPGVCDDSPAQMFEDEVRKATCKAISCNARNALDQVLLEFKSSEEMETGIRLAYRKGIGLTSIKTPALKQRFIEADIKQEIRKRQQFVQELPSPDVLRKLMQRKKKRQARLPANHDHVIQALRRIQTVAAQRHLSIDLYRAMFPNAYNQFMAVLQASNGDSQAIGFIQTYVAPWQLRQNQLNPWEWMHVHLHNEGLNYVQGVITKRLLN is encoded by the exons ATGGCACAAGTTCCGGCCCGCAATCCCAAGTACTCTGCGGCCGACCTGTGGCCACCGGGTTCGAAGGACCGGGACTTCCCGCCGGCGGCCTTCTTCCCCGTCTATGTGGGCAACTTTCTGTGCCAACAGCGGGCGGAGTTAGTTGCCCGTGTGCAACAGTACTTCGCCTCGAAGGGCCTGCTCGCCCGGATGGTGTTTGTGCGCAGTGCGCAGAACGATCCGTTCCAGAGCTACCAGGACAAGACCAAGCTGTACGATTGCTTGGTTTACCTAACCCGCCAGAGGGACGCGCAGGACGCCGTCAAGTACCTGCACCGCGACAAGTACTACGGCCATCGGTTGAACGTTTTTCCGG GACGCAATCGGCACTATTTCAGTCCTGACAGTACGGTGCAAGTCGTCGGTCAAGTGCCGGGTGTCTGCGACGATTCTCCAGCACAGATGTTCGAGGACGAAGTTCGAAAGGCAACCTGCAAAGCCATTAGCTGCAATGCCCGAAACGCGCTCGACCAGGTGCTGCTCGAGTTCAAATCCTCAGAGGAGATGGAAACCGGCATCCGATTGGCTTATCGTAAGGGGATCGGTTTGACCTCAATTAAGACGCCAGCACTGAAGCAACGCTTCATCGAAGCCGACATCAAACAGGAGATCCGGAAGCGTCAGCAGTTTGTTCAGGAACTGCCGAGCCCGGACGTTTTACGAAAACTGATGCAGCGGAAAAAGAAACGTCAAGCACGGCTTCCCGCCAATCATGACCACGTGATTCAGGCTTTGAGGCGTATCCAAACGGTTGCTGCGCAGCGCCACCTGAGCATTGACCTGTACCGGGCGATGTTTCCGAATGCGTACAACCAGTTCATGGCCGTTTTGCAGGCGTCGAACGGCGATTCTCAGGCCATTGGCTTCATACAGACGTACGTGGCCCCGTGGCAGTTACGCCAGAATCAGCTGAATCCCTGGGAGTGGATGCACGTCCATCTGCACAACGAAGGACTGAATTACGTTCAGGGCGTGATTACCAAGCGACTGCTGAACTGA